In the Candidatus Binatota bacterium genome, one interval contains:
- a CDS encoding type II secretion system protein produces MTASSHNRVSNSKRRAGGWTLLELLASMTLLSLAAVAVTASSLKLSSAAALSAARTVALRAATDARRLAYIESRWFDLEITPGMTEIVVSDGLLRHDPYPLPGGVSVLSAPTRGYVRFQAGGFADNSTMVLAGRRGGTVRLVINQRGLVH; encoded by the coding sequence GTGACGGCCTCTTCTCACAACCGTGTCTCCAACAGCAAACGCCGCGCCGGTGGCTGGACACTGCTCGAACTGCTCGCGTCGATGACCCTGCTTTCATTGGCTGCGGTAGCCGTCACCGCCAGCTCGCTCAAGCTGTCGTCGGCCGCGGCTTTGTCGGCTGCGCGCACGGTCGCCCTGCGCGCAGCCACCGATGCTCGGCGCCTCGCCTATATCGAATCTCGCTGGTTCGACCTCGAGATCACACCCGGCATGACCGAGATCGTGGTGAGCGACGGGCTGCTCCGCCACGACCCCTACCCACTCCCTGGCGGAGTCTCGGTTTTGTCTGCGCCTACCCGCGGCTACGTGCGCTTCCAGGCCGGTGGCTTTGCCGACAACTCCACCATGGTGCTGGCCGGACGGCGCGGTGGCACCGTGAGGCTGGTGATTAACCAGCGGGGATTGGTTCATTGA
- the tmk gene encoding dTMP kinase yields the protein MAALVTLEGIEGCGKSTQAGLLAAHLEDRGLEAVLTCEPGGTRVTAEIRRLLADPASELDPRAELLLFLADRAQHVTEVIRPALERGAVVICDRYSDSTIAYQCHGRGHERALVDELNAWAAGQLVPDLTLWIDCEIEIGLARARDHSGGPGDRFEAEPTTFHQRVRDGFAGCYKDEPGRVRRIDGNRDQASVTASVLSTVDEFLASQSGADR from the coding sequence ATGGCAGCCCTTGTGACACTGGAAGGCATCGAGGGCTGCGGCAAGTCTACCCAGGCGGGTCTGCTCGCGGCGCACCTTGAAGACCGCGGCCTCGAGGCCGTCCTCACCTGCGAGCCGGGTGGCACGCGGGTTACCGCCGAGATCCGACGCCTGTTGGCCGACCCCGCCTCCGAGTTGGACCCGCGGGCCGAACTCCTGCTCTTCCTCGCCGATCGCGCCCAGCACGTAACCGAGGTCATACGACCGGCGCTCGAACGCGGAGCGGTGGTGATCTGCGACCGCTACAGCGACTCCACTATCGCCTACCAATGCCACGGCCGCGGACACGAGCGCGCCCTGGTAGACGAACTCAACGCCTGGGCGGCGGGCCAACTGGTGCCGGACCTCACGCTATGGATAGACTGCGAAATAGAGATCGGACTCGCGCGCGCACGCGATCACAGCGGCGGGCCGGGCGACCGCTTCGAGGCCGAGCCAACGACTTTTCACCAGCGGGTGCGAGACGGCTTTGCCGGCTGCTACAAGGATGAACCCGGACGCGTGCGCCGCATTGACGGCAACCGCGACCAGGCGAGTGTTACAGCCTCGGTGCTGTCGACAGTGGATGAGTTTCTCGCTTCACAATCCGGGGCAGATCGATGA
- a CDS encoding DNA polymerase III subunit delta', translated as MSAADLSPLQGHAEQLDKLRRLVPRQGEGDRRHHHAFIFCGPMGTGKFKAALWLAARLKCEQPENCRGLFEEGAGQLCDRCGQLAAGSHPDLVVVEPMEDGKPIYLAQIVPRKKPDVPQRPLVSTLATSPQRPGPRVAIIRDAELLRVEAQNAMLKLLEEPPGDCVLVLVTANPTALLPTVRSRCQFVRFGLLGDDELGRVMAAQGIDSHRSAEIALLAGGRADLALSSDERAIDERLKLVSSWEELLANPLLPLEPLVRQLAGKSGKDSSTPERKRRIKLLAEWQLAKARTALGQSRPQGNGELDRLLATAAAARSPRRLVHDSLTMNSCTLALGRNANAKLAIREALLHIRG; from the coding sequence ATGAGCGCTGCCGATCTTTCGCCGCTGCAGGGTCACGCCGAGCAACTCGACAAGCTCCGACGGCTGGTGCCGCGGCAAGGCGAGGGCGATCGACGCCATCACCACGCGTTCATTTTCTGCGGGCCGATGGGCACCGGCAAGTTCAAGGCTGCGTTGTGGCTGGCCGCGCGGCTCAAGTGCGAGCAACCCGAGAACTGCCGCGGACTGTTTGAAGAAGGCGCCGGCCAACTGTGCGATCGCTGTGGACAGCTGGCCGCGGGCAGTCACCCGGACCTCGTGGTGGTCGAGCCCATGGAAGACGGCAAGCCCATTTATCTCGCCCAGATCGTTCCGCGCAAGAAACCCGACGTTCCCCAGCGGCCGCTCGTGTCCACACTGGCCACGAGCCCGCAGCGGCCCGGCCCGCGCGTGGCGATCATCCGCGACGCCGAGCTGCTCAGAGTCGAGGCGCAGAACGCCATGCTCAAACTGCTCGAAGAGCCGCCGGGCGATTGCGTCCTCGTTCTGGTGACCGCCAACCCGACGGCCCTGTTGCCCACCGTGCGCTCGCGCTGCCAGTTTGTTCGTTTCGGCCTACTCGGCGACGACGAACTCGGCCGGGTGATGGCCGCGCAGGGCATCGACAGCCACCGCTCAGCCGAGATTGCATTGCTGGCCGGCGGCCGGGCCGACCTCGCGTTGTCTAGTGACGAACGCGCGATCGACGAAAGACTCAAGCTGGTGAGCAGCTGGGAAGAACTGCTCGCTAATCCCTTGCTCCCCCTGGAGCCGCTGGTGCGGCAGCTCGCCGGCAAATCGGGCAAGGACAGCAGCACTCCCGAACGCAAGCGCCGAATAAAACTGCTCGCCGAGTGGCAACTGGCCAAGGCGAGGACCGCCCTGGGGCAATCGCGGCCTCAGGGTAACGGTGAACTCGATCGACTACTGGCCACCGCGGCAGCGGCACGCAGCCCGCGCCGACTGGTGCACGATTCGCTGACCATGAACTCCTGCACGCTGGCGCTGGGCCGCAACGCCAACGCCAAACTGGCCATCCGCGAAGCCCTGTTGCATATAAGAGGCTGA
- the metG gene encoding methionine--tRNA ligase, with protein sequence MTGKPSTIELTTPLYYVNAEPHLGHTYTTVIVDTLARFHRSMGREVFFLTGTDEHGDKIARAAEAAGCEPREYADRVSDVFRSTWDECSISYDHFVRTTDSYHVDFVREVLTRVNDAGDIYFDSYGGNYCTGCERFYTDRELVDGKCPDHELEPEWIEEQNYFFKLSAYQQRLLDHLHDNPDFIRPEGYRNEVLSLLSEPLEDLCISRPVSRLEWGIPLPFDDNYVTYVWFDALLNYRSALEFARGDKADEFWQNANHFIAKDILKPHAIFWPAMLMAAGLPLYDRLNVHGYWNMGESKMSKSLGNVIRPLEMKERFGLDSFRYFLLREMSFGSDSSFTEDAFVRRFNGDLSNGLGNLVSRVLSMQNKYFDGLLQAPATEDTSAEDTAADATVHAAFEKAEQRVPELLERLSFHLALEETWHALAACDKYIVDTAPFKLYKDESKRGRVGEILLLLCEALLHAARLLAPFMPDSSAAISRLLNTDPLEMAEQPPAWGTAFEPGHRVGKPEPLFPRIEIDKQ encoded by the coding sequence ATGACAGGCAAGCCTTCCACCATCGAACTCACCACCCCGCTTTACTACGTGAACGCGGAGCCTCACCTCGGGCACACCTACACCACGGTGATCGTAGACACCCTGGCACGTTTTCATCGTTCGATGGGCAGGGAAGTGTTCTTTCTGACCGGCACCGACGAACACGGCGACAAGATAGCCCGTGCGGCTGAAGCCGCCGGCTGTGAGCCGCGTGAATACGCCGACCGCGTGTCGGATGTTTTCAGGTCAACCTGGGACGAGTGCTCGATAAGCTACGACCACTTCGTGCGCACCACCGACTCCTACCACGTGGACTTTGTGCGCGAGGTGCTCACGCGCGTCAACGACGCCGGCGATATTTACTTTGACAGCTACGGCGGCAACTACTGCACCGGCTGCGAACGCTTCTACACCGACCGCGAACTGGTGGACGGCAAGTGCCCCGACCACGAGCTCGAGCCCGAGTGGATAGAAGAGCAGAACTATTTTTTTAAGCTGTCGGCTTACCAGCAGCGACTGCTTGACCACCTGCACGACAATCCCGACTTCATCCGCCCCGAGGGCTACCGCAACGAGGTACTCTCCCTGCTGAGCGAACCCCTCGAAGACCTTTGCATTTCACGCCCCGTGAGTCGCCTGGAGTGGGGTATCCCGCTCCCCTTCGACGACAACTACGTCACCTACGTGTGGTTCGACGCCTTGCTCAACTACCGCTCGGCTCTCGAGTTCGCGCGCGGCGACAAGGCCGACGAGTTCTGGCAGAACGCCAACCACTTCATAGCCAAGGACATACTCAAACCACACGCAATTTTCTGGCCGGCCATGCTGATGGCCGCCGGGCTGCCGCTGTACGATCGGCTAAACGTACACGGCTACTGGAACATGGGCGAGAGCAAGATGTCCAAGTCGCTGGGCAACGTGATACGTCCGCTGGAAATGAAAGAGCGCTTCGGGCTCGACAGCTTTCGTTACTTCCTCCTGCGCGAAATGTCGTTTGGTTCCGACTCCAGCTTTACCGAGGACGCCTTCGTACGGCGCTTCAACGGCGACCTCTCCAACGGGCTGGGCAACCTCGTGAGCCGGGTGCTGTCGATGCAGAACAAGTACTTCGACGGCCTCCTGCAGGCACCGGCCACTGAAGACACATCCGCCGAAGACACGGCTGCCGACGCGACAGTACACGCGGCTTTTGAAAAGGCCGAGCAGAGAGTGCCCGAGTTGCTCGAGCGGCTGTCTTTCCACCTCGCACTCGAAGAAACCTGGCACGCTCTTGCTGCCTGCGACAAGTACATAGTCGATACGGCGCCCTTCAAGCTTTACAAGGACGAGAGCAAGCGCGGGCGGGTGGGCGAGATACTGCTGCTCTTGTGCGAAGCCCTGTTGCACGCGGCCCGACTGCTGGCGCCCTTCATGCCCGACAGCTCAGCGGCTATCTCCAGGCTGCTCAATACCGACCCGCTAGAGATGGCCGAGCAGCCGCCTGCCTGGGGGACAGCCTTTGAGCCCGGCCACCGCGTGGGCAAGCCCGAGCCGCTGTTTCCTCGCATAGAGATAGACAAGCAGTGA
- a CDS encoding TatD family deoxyribonuclease — translation MTPAIIDTHCHLSDAKFSADVDEVIERAVAAGVTRMVAVGGGGPIEDSRRSAEMTERYDCLRSTAGIHPHDAASVDQATIDELLGLLARPTVVAVGETGLDYYYDNSPRDLQREALARHLQLAHQCSLPVVLHCRDAHQDLRDVLEAEGVPAAGGVVHCFTGNYEEACWYLDHGLLLSFTGIISFRNAGELRDVAARVPLDSMMLETDSPYLAPEPNRGKRNEPGYVVHVAAAMARARDCSIEEVARATTANAEKMFFS, via the coding sequence GTGACGCCCGCGATCATTGACACCCACTGCCATCTTTCCGACGCCAAGTTCAGCGCCGACGTCGACGAAGTAATCGAGCGTGCCGTGGCCGCGGGCGTTACCCGCATGGTGGCCGTAGGTGGCGGTGGCCCCATTGAAGATAGTCGGCGCAGCGCCGAGATGACCGAGCGCTACGACTGCCTGCGCTCCACGGCCGGCATTCACCCCCACGACGCAGCGTCGGTCGACCAGGCCACGATCGACGAGCTGCTGGGCCTGCTCGCCCGGCCGACGGTGGTGGCGGTGGGCGAAACCGGGCTCGATTACTACTACGACAACTCCCCCCGCGACCTCCAGCGCGAGGCACTGGCCCGCCACCTGCAGTTGGCCCACCAGTGCTCGTTGCCGGTTGTGCTGCACTGCCGGGACGCGCACCAGGACCTCCGCGACGTGCTCGAAGCCGAGGGCGTGCCTGCCGCAGGCGGCGTTGTGCACTGCTTTACCGGTAACTACGAAGAGGCCTGTTGGTACCTCGACCACGGACTGCTGCTTTCGTTCACCGGGATAATCTCATTTCGCAATGCCGGCGAACTGAGGGACGTGGCCGCGCGGGTTCCGCTCGACAGCATGATGCTCGAGACCGACTCACCCTACCTCGCGCCCGAGCCCAACCGCGGAAAGCGCAACGAGCCCGGCTACGTGGTGCACGTGGCCGCAGCGATGGCGCGCGCACGCGATTGCAGCATCGAAGAAGTGGCCCGGGCCACCACCGCCAACGCCGAGAAGATGTTTTTCTCCTGA
- a CDS encoding c-type cytochrome: MLKRFRPALLCGIFALAATAFVYARLSGASGPLDMGEPDRVRQLGMLRVAVQEYGEGVRGGEVVDPDELATAMALLSLLADSSPSPELDAVIALAEGRAPVEELTRAYEQWAGVHADGVGFEAPAGRPSPQRGHTLYLRYCTSCHGEQGDGNGPLADQVTGPRPVDFTAAPELLDETPEEFFQVMGMGLPGTAMPAWDHVLTVQERWDIVWFLWTLKSPPAIIEAAAVDSRAAGGDLSNCGDCHGNGKALDLSDPMATAGLSDRRLLAALERSSAHGDDDGSAAASLLVAARLASADSGDAADEQREVDPRHLLSALELVVEEYNDGVRDGEVVNKLEYGEARIFLATVAADIDALGDAITEADSAAVAAALQELTEAVYSQRPAGQVAVAAGRLDESLRASLGVEAAETKSNDLGEVLQLVERARAMAEDDSVGAAAVMLQAYMVFEQAEKLIATRDSALAGTLEKRFARARADLLAGREVDFDMIARDLEAAAVLLGATASSTSAFFASLVIILREGLEAILVIAALATYLSRGGHTIARRWLFEGAAVGVLLSIATAAAAQWLLGGVGLAGELIEGVTMLLAALVLFSVSYWLLSRAEAERWQRYIQGQVDRALGAGSRWAMAGIAFLAVYREGFETVLFYRALLADGGQVMAVSGGFGVGSLLLFLLYLGIFKLGVRVPLRPFFSATGSLLYLLAFRFAGAGITELQEGGVMALTPVGWWPEFSLLGMSPDLETAMAQGLMLAAAVLAAAVLLRARRGSVDQPG; encoded by the coding sequence ATGCTGAAAAGATTCCGACCCGCCCTTTTATGCGGCATATTTGCTCTTGCCGCGACGGCCTTCGTGTACGCGCGGCTGTCCGGAGCTTCGGGTCCGCTCGACATGGGCGAGCCCGACCGGGTCCGGCAGCTGGGTATGTTGCGCGTGGCCGTGCAGGAATACGGCGAAGGCGTACGCGGTGGCGAGGTGGTCGATCCCGACGAACTCGCAACCGCGATGGCGCTGCTCTCCTTGCTCGCCGATTCCTCTCCGTCGCCCGAGCTTGACGCTGTCATTGCGCTGGCAGAGGGCCGCGCCCCGGTGGAGGAGCTGACCAGGGCTTACGAGCAGTGGGCTGGTGTTCACGCTGATGGAGTGGGATTCGAGGCTCCGGCGGGCAGGCCTTCGCCACAGCGCGGACACACACTTTACCTGCGCTACTGCACCTCGTGTCACGGCGAGCAGGGCGATGGCAATGGCCCGCTGGCCGACCAGGTTACCGGCCCGCGGCCGGTCGATTTTACCGCCGCCCCGGAGCTGCTCGACGAGACGCCCGAGGAGTTTTTCCAGGTGATGGGCATGGGCCTGCCGGGCACTGCCATGCCGGCCTGGGATCACGTGCTCACCGTCCAGGAGCGCTGGGATATCGTGTGGTTCCTGTGGACCTTGAAATCGCCTCCGGCGATTATTGAGGCAGCCGCGGTCGATAGCCGAGCAGCTGGCGGCGATCTCTCAAACTGCGGCGACTGCCACGGTAATGGCAAGGCCCTGGACCTGTCCGACCCGATGGCGACTGCGGGCTTGTCTGACCGTCGCCTGCTGGCGGCACTCGAGCGCTCGAGTGCCCACGGCGATGACGACGGTAGCGCGGCGGCCTCGCTGCTGGTCGCTGCGCGCCTGGCTTCGGCCGATAGCGGCGATGCGGCCGACGAGCAGCGCGAAGTAGATCCGCGTCACCTCTTGTCGGCCCTTGAGCTGGTGGTAGAGGAGTACAACGACGGTGTCCGCGACGGCGAGGTAGTCAACAAGCTTGAGTACGGTGAAGCGCGCATCTTCCTGGCCACGGTCGCGGCCGATATCGACGCTTTGGGCGACGCTATCACCGAGGCAGACAGCGCCGCCGTGGCCGCAGCGCTGCAGGAGCTCACCGAGGCAGTTTATTCGCAGCGGCCAGCGGGACAGGTGGCTGTTGCTGCCGGCCGACTCGACGAGTCCTTGCGTGCCAGCCTGGGGGTAGAGGCCGCCGAAACAAAGTCGAACGACCTCGGTGAGGTGCTCCAACTGGTGGAGCGGGCGCGCGCGATGGCCGAGGACGATTCGGTTGGCGCCGCGGCTGTCATGCTGCAGGCCTACATGGTTTTTGAACAGGCCGAGAAACTTATCGCCACCCGTGATTCTGCGCTGGCCGGCACCCTGGAGAAACGCTTTGCCCGTGCCCGCGCCGACCTGCTGGCTGGACGCGAAGTCGACTTCGATATGATAGCCCGCGACCTCGAGGCAGCGGCTGTCCTGTTGGGAGCGACCGCCAGCTCAACCTCGGCCTTCTTCGCTTCGCTGGTGATCATACTCAGGGAAGGCCTGGAGGCGATACTCGTGATCGCCGCGCTCGCGACCTACCTGTCGCGTGGCGGACACACGATCGCCCGGCGCTGGCTGTTCGAGGGTGCGGCGGTGGGCGTGCTGCTCAGCATCGCCACCGCCGCCGCGGCCCAGTGGCTGCTTGGAGGGGTCGGCCTGGCCGGCGAACTCATAGAGGGTGTCACCATGTTGCTCGCGGCCCTGGTGCTGTTCAGCGTGAGCTACTGGCTGTTGTCGCGCGCAGAGGCCGAGCGCTGGCAGCGCTATATACAGGGGCAGGTCGACCGCGCGCTGGGCGCCGGTTCGCGCTGGGCCATGGCCGGGATCGCGTTCCTCGCCGTTTATCGCGAGGGGTTTGAGACAGTGTTGTTCTACCGTGCCCTGCTGGCCGACGGCGGCCAGGTGATGGCCGTGTCGGGAGGCTTCGGGGTCGGCAGCCTGCTGCTCTTCCTATTATACCTCGGGATCTTCAAGCTAGGTGTCCGCGTGCCCTTGCGGCCGTTCTTTTCGGCCACCGGCAGCCTGCTCTACCTGCTGGCGTTTCGTTTTGCAGGCGCGGGCATAACCGAGTTGCAGGAAGGCGGAGTCATGGCGCTCACCCCCGTGGGCTGGTGGCCGGAATTCTCGCTGCTGGGCATGTCTCCCGATCTCGAAACGGCCATGGCCCAGGGGCTGATGCTGGCCGCGGCTGTGCTGGCTGCGGCCGTGCTGTTGCGTGCTCGCCGTGGGTCGGTCGACCAACCAGGCTGA
- a CDS encoding transcriptional repressor produces MKNTHQREEIARWFLGINGHFSAEQIFARVRVIEPSIGFSTVYRTMRLLCEAGLVQERHFDKGEALYENLEAHHDHCICTECGRIEEFENDQIESLQEAAAKRLGFSLVSHRLELYGLCRNCR; encoded by the coding sequence ATGAAAAACACCCATCAGCGCGAAGAAATAGCGCGCTGGTTTCTCGGAATAAACGGTCACTTCAGCGCCGAGCAGATCTTTGCCCGCGTGCGCGTGATAGAACCCAGCATAGGTTTTTCTACTGTGTACCGGACCATGCGACTGCTCTGCGAGGCGGGCCTGGTGCAGGAACGCCACTTCGACAAGGGCGAGGCCCTGTACGAAAACCTGGAGGCCCACCACGACCACTGCATATGTACCGAGTGTGGTCGCATCGAAGAGTTCGAGAACGACCAGATCGAGAGCCTGCAGGAGGCCGCGGCCAAGCGGCTGGGCTTTTCGCTGGTGAGCCACCGGCTCGAACTCTACGGCCTCTGCCGCAACTGCCGCTGA
- a CDS encoding carbon-nitrogen hydrolase family protein has product MKTLKASAVQMKSGPDRSSNLERAGQLLRQAAREGAQLAVLPEIFSWRGPQADELANAETIPGPSSKAVAELAAELKICIVAGSLLESADAGTADSNTGNNKQPVNAAPPEACYNTSLLFGPQGELLAFYRKMHLFDVDMPGSVSFRETDTRLPGDRAVVASTGPAVLGLSVCYDLRFPELYRELTARGAEILTVPSAFTYPTGEAHWKLLLRARAVENQAWVIAPNQYGEAGYGFADYGHSMIIDPWGRVLAEAGDDEDMVLTCELDAAVLDKARRELPCADHRRM; this is encoded by the coding sequence ATGAAGACGCTCAAGGCAAGCGCCGTGCAGATGAAATCGGGACCGGACCGTTCGAGCAACCTCGAACGCGCCGGCCAACTGCTGCGGCAGGCGGCCCGCGAGGGCGCACAGCTGGCGGTACTGCCCGAAATATTTTCCTGGCGCGGGCCCCAGGCCGATGAACTGGCGAACGCCGAAACGATACCGGGCCCCAGCTCGAAAGCCGTGGCAGAACTGGCCGCCGAGCTGAAAATCTGCATCGTGGCCGGCTCCCTGCTCGAATCGGCCGACGCTGGAACGGCCGACAGTAACACCGGCAATAACAAGCAGCCCGTCAACGCCGCGCCGCCCGAAGCCTGCTACAACACCAGCCTGCTCTTCGGACCCCAGGGTGAACTTCTGGCCTTCTATCGCAAGATGCATCTCTTCGACGTAGACATGCCCGGCAGCGTGAGTTTTCGTGAAACCGACACCCGGCTACCCGGCGACCGCGCGGTCGTGGCCTCCACCGGGCCTGCCGTACTCGGGCTGTCGGTGTGCTACGACCTTCGTTTTCCAGAACTGTATCGTGAGCTGACCGCGCGTGGAGCCGAGATACTGACCGTGCCCTCGGCGTTTACTTACCCCACCGGCGAGGCCCATTGGAAACTGCTGTTGCGAGCGCGAGCGGTCGAGAACCAGGCCTGGGTTATTGCTCCCAACCAGTACGGCGAGGCCGGCTACGGCTTTGCCGACTACGGGCACTCGATGATCATCGATCCCTGGGGCCGCGTGCTGGCCGAGGCCGGTGACGACGAGGACATGGTTCTCACCTGCGAGCTCGACGCTGCGGTGCTCGACAAGGCCAGGCGCGAGTTACCCTGTGCCGACCACAGGAGAATGTAA
- a CDS encoding molybdopterin molybdotransferase MoeA has protein sequence MPRFLELARLEEATQLLEVFTALDIESVDARIAEARVLAETVTATADVPNSTRSSMDGYALRAADTAGANEQNAAVLKLAGQVETGHAPTTELEAGSALRISTGGVLPAGADSVVMVEYTDTDSGTGGDSGTAARVFVRKQVQAGDCLVPKGEDMRRGDLLMQPGRRLRASDTGVLTGTGHESVRVFRVPVAGVIATGDEIVEPGTELGPGQVYNANQYSLAALLRRRGITPAVSMVVPDEAERFTRELSLAIEKCDAVFVSGGSSKGTRDLTLATIKNLGGKVLLHGLAIAPGKPTIIARVGNCAVVGVPGNPAAAVVVFALLGASLLRHLEGEPLDRIRATMPLIRARLGADVKGSSGREDWLRVRLEAGEDLPTAQPVPGRSLSLSSLARADGLARIALHRDSAATGETVEVLLLD, from the coding sequence GTGCCCCGTTTTCTTGAACTCGCCCGCCTCGAAGAAGCTACGCAGCTGCTGGAGGTCTTTACCGCGCTCGACATCGAGTCAGTGGACGCTCGCATCGCCGAGGCCCGCGTACTCGCTGAAACCGTTACCGCGACGGCCGACGTACCCAACTCGACCCGATCGAGCATGGACGGCTACGCCCTGCGCGCTGCCGACACTGCCGGGGCCAACGAACAGAACGCCGCCGTGCTCAAGCTTGCGGGACAGGTCGAAACCGGCCATGCCCCCACCACCGAGCTCGAGGCTGGTAGTGCGCTGCGCATATCCACCGGCGGGGTGCTCCCAGCGGGCGCTGATTCGGTGGTCATGGTCGAGTACACCGACACCGATAGCGGCACTGGCGGCGACAGCGGAACCGCCGCCCGGGTGTTCGTACGCAAGCAGGTGCAGGCGGGCGACTGCCTCGTACCCAAGGGCGAGGACATGCGCCGTGGCGACCTTCTCATGCAGCCCGGCCGGCGCTTGAGAGCGAGCGACACCGGGGTGCTGACTGGGACCGGCCACGAAAGCGTGCGCGTATTCCGGGTGCCAGTGGCGGGCGTAATCGCCACTGGGGATGAGATCGTCGAACCCGGCACCGAGCTCGGCCCCGGGCAGGTTTACAACGCCAACCAGTACTCGTTAGCCGCGCTGCTGCGCCGGCGCGGCATAACGCCCGCCGTCAGCATGGTCGTGCCCGACGAGGCCGAACGCTTCACGAGGGAGCTGTCACTGGCGATAGAAAAATGCGACGCGGTGTTCGTGTCGGGTGGCAGCTCCAAGGGCACCCGCGACCTGACGCTGGCCACCATCAAGAACCTTGGCGGCAAGGTCCTGCTGCACGGCCTGGCCATAGCGCCGGGCAAACCCACCATCATCGCCCGCGTGGGTAACTGCGCCGTGGTAGGAGTACCCGGTAACCCGGCAGCCGCCGTGGTGGTCTTTGCACTGCTCGGGGCGTCGCTGCTGCGTCACCTCGAGGGTGAACCCCTCGATCGAATACGCGCGACCATGCCCCTGATTCGCGCGAGGCTGGGCGCCGACGTCAAGGGCAGCAGCGGCCGCGAAGACTGGCTGCGCGTGCGGCTGGAAGCCGGCGAAGACCTGCCCACCGCGCAACCCGTGCCTGGCCGATCGTTGTCGCTATCGTCGCTCGCCCGCGCAGACGGACTCGCTCGCATAGCCCTGCACCGCGACTCGGCCGCCACAGGAGAAACAGTGGAGGTCCTGCTTCTCGACTGA
- the pyrF gene encoding orotidine-5'-phosphate decarboxylase translates to MYEVARRKLIFALDVGTIAEADELITLLGDSVGMFKVGKQLFMSSGPPVIEHVKERGSEVFLDLKFHDIPRTVARAAMEATRLGVSIFNLHASGSAAMMCEAVRSVDRVCRTENLERPRMLAVTVLTSIDASDLRAIGVDGELDDQVVRLALLARDSGMDGVVASPREIAAIREACGRDFIVLTPGIRPAGSDKGDQKRTAGPADAVRRGADYVVVGRPIRDAGDPRAAARQIIEEIVEGLS, encoded by the coding sequence ATCTACGAGGTCGCCCGCAGGAAACTCATTTTTGCCCTCGACGTAGGCACGATCGCCGAAGCCGACGAGTTGATAACCCTGTTGGGTGACAGCGTTGGCATGTTCAAGGTCGGTAAGCAGTTGTTCATGAGCAGCGGCCCGCCGGTGATCGAGCACGTGAAGGAGCGGGGTAGCGAAGTTTTTCTCGACCTCAAGTTCCATGACATCCCGCGCACCGTCGCCCGCGCGGCGATGGAGGCCACGAGGCTGGGCGTTTCGATTTTTAACCTGCACGCGTCTGGAAGCGCGGCCATGATGTGCGAGGCCGTGCGTTCGGTAGACAGGGTTTGCCGTACCGAGAACCTTGAACGTCCGCGCATGCTCGCCGTGACCGTGCTCACCAGTATTGACGCCAGCGACTTGCGTGCCATAGGTGTTGACGGTGAGCTCGACGACCAGGTCGTTCGACTGGCGCTGCTGGCGCGGGACTCGGGCATGGACGGGGTGGTGGCGTCGCCCCGCGAGATAGCCGCTATACGCGAGGCCTGTGGCCGCGACTTCATCGTGCTTACCCCGGGTATACGACCGGCGGGAAGCGACAAGGGTGACCAGAAGCGCACAGCGGGCCCGGCCGACGCCGTAAGGCGAGGGGCCGACTACGTCGTGGTCGGGCGGCCCATTCGCGACGCCGGTGATCCGCGCGCGGCCGCCAGGCAGATCATAGAAGAAATCGTAGAAGGCTTGAGCTGA